The DNA sequence ACGATGCTGCTGGATTTCCTGGAGCCACCTGTGGAAATGGAGAGAATAAGGTCGGAACTCCCGGCAAAAGTGCGGCAAGGGCTGGAAGGATGAATATGGCCGCAAATGAAAAGAATCCAAGTTCAACCATGTACACCATATTGTATGGGTACCAGGGTTTGTAATCTGGCTTCTCTTTGTCGATCGCCGGTGCCATGTAATTGGTCTCGCTTCTCTTTGGCATTATGGTCCTTGCTTCAGCCAGGAAAAAGTGTGCAGCAACAACCACAGCAATGAGGCCGGCAAACAGAATATGCCATGCAAGCAGGCGGTGGAAGAGAGAGACCTGTGTACCGTTTCCAAATATGATCTCCATTATGTAATTTCCTATAACTGGAAATCCCTGTGCTATACCCCTGCCAACATCAGTCGCATCCGCAGAAAGGACATCGCCGCTCAGCGAATATCCGAAATATCCTACACCAAGCGTGAGCAACAGCAGCAGGATTCCAGAGAGAAACTGATCCCGTCTTGGTCTCTTATAAGCTCCTACAAACAGATTCCTCAGCAGATGCACATAGAGCAGAGCTATCATTATGTAAGCGCCGTAGAGGTGCGTTGTGAGAATTATTTCGCCATATGGAACTGTGTGCAGAAAATTCTCTGTGCTCGTATACGCATTTGAAGGTTCATAATAGAAAAGCATTATGAGCCCGGTGATCACCTCATAGATGAAGGCAAACATCGTGAGAGCGCCCGTCCAGAACCAAACTCCACCCTTCTTGCGCATGTAATCTGGTACGCGTCTTGGCAAAGGTTCCGGATTATTTATTATGTTAACGATCTTTTCATAATCCTCTGGTTTCTTTTCTTGCAATTGAAACACCTCATGTAGAAGGTACTCCTTCATTCACAACATCGGTACTTGTTCCAGATATTGCGGTTCCCCCTGAGAGGTCGCTGCTGTGACCGTAAATAGTGGGGCCCACCATGGATACAGCCTTATAGGTGTCACTGGATGCATCATATGAGAGCACAACACTTGGAAGAGGATGAGTAGTAGGACCGGTGACGACAGAAAAACCGTTCAGAGGATCATATGTGCTCCCGTGGCAATTGCAGTGTACGAGGCCATGGTTAGAGGATCCAGATATGCTGGTATTAGGTATAGATGTGCCTGGCGGATAGTAGTGGATCTCTGGTGGTACGCAGCCGAGATGCTGGCATATTGCGCTTGAAGCTACGACGGATTTGTATGGACCTACACCTCCCGGCGAGGTATACGTCTGCCCCGTAGCGGGTATCTTTACGGTGACTGGCTTTATCGCCACGTCCTGGCCGTTTGCATTGCCGAGCCTGAGCAGAAAATTTGGTTCATTCTGCAACGGATAGTTGAATACCACTATATCTGGCGAATTCACAGTCAGATCGCTTGTTTTTACGGGCTGTCCTGTCTTGCTATCGACCAGAGTCAACGTGGGGAACGTGGATGACGTTACCTCCTGTGGTGGTATGATGTTTTGAATGAGGCTTCTCAGAGAAAGTCCAGCCACAGCTGCTATGGAAATTATACCCATTGCTTTTATAAAATTCCTGCGCCCTGGATCATCAACCACTTCCTTATCCTGATTATTATTGCATTTCTTATCTTTAGGGGTATCTACCGTGTTATAACACCTCCAGATTCATAATAATGCCTGATTGTTTCTTCTAGGCAAGCTGGTAAAATAAACACTTAACCTAACTATTCAGGTTAATATTCCCATGAATACCAGACGATCATCTCTTAATACCTAACACTTAAGATTAATGCCTTTTATGTCATTACGTATTGAAAATATATGGAATCCCGGACATGCAATTATGTTCTTAGCTTAGAAAGATCTCAGATAAATTTCACGATCACACACCTTGTCCTGTCAAAGGTGTCCGGGCAATTCCGGAATTTCTCGGGCTGCCTATCTTTGAACGATGAGGAGTTTGTGGATAGAGCTTTGCTCAGGATCGATGTCTCCAGCGTTCAGACGGGAAACAGTGTTAGGGACAGGAACCTGATGAAGAAGGGCTATTTCAACACCTCAGAATACAGATATATAGAAGCCGAAGCCAGAGAAGTAGATCTAAAGCAGCTCCCAAGCAAACCCGTCAACTTCAACATCAGGATAAAGGAGATTGAAGAGATCGTGCCCTTAAATGTTCTTATCATATCGGTCAACAGGGAAAAGATAGAACTCAGAATAACCGGAAAAATAAGAACTCAGGATTTTGGGCTGAGATGGCAATCTCCACTTAAGCCGGGATTGATGATAGGATCTGAGGCAAATCTTAGCATCTTCCTTTCATTCTTCAGAGGGGAGATCATCCCAGAGAATCTCGGAAATACTCCATCACTATCTTCTTCAACCCGCGCCTCATCACATCGGAGATAGAGGAGGTTTTTATTCCGAAGCTCTTGGCCAGATCCTTCATGGAGATCTGCCTATCGATATCAAAATATCCAAGCTTAAGGGCGCTCATTATAACCTCCCTTTCTCTGGGCGTGAGATCATTCTTTGAGTACTCGTTCGTCGTGATAACAACAGCGTTCAGCTCTTCATCCTTCAATTTTTTGAGCGCCCGATTGAATTCGGCTTTTGTAGGGGCGATTATCCTGTATCTGACCTTATCAAAACCTATGGATTTTCCACCCATCACCATCAGATTAAACGATTCAAGGATGCGGCAGGACGAACAGCTTTTTCCCTCAGCCCATATGGAATCTTTGCCGCTCAGGTTTGCCTTCAGGACATAACCAGGATATTTTTTTATCTCATTGAAGAGCGTACGTCGATCTATAGACGGCTTTACTAGGTGTATCGTTGTGTTTTCGCCTATGCGAAGCCTCTCTATCACAGCTTTGGGATCCCTATCCAGGACAAGATTCGTGACCCAGCAGTCTTCCCTCTCCACTTCTATAATAGCTTCTATCGATGGACTGTTTGCTTTCAATCTAACATGTTAGGCATCCATCAAATATAAGTATTGCTATTAGGAATCAGATAAGATGAATGATATCAGGGTGAGAGGATATAAGAGTATTTCATTCTGGCAGGAGGAAGGAATCGGTCTGATCGTTATCAGAAGCGACACGAAGGGGAATTTTGATTTAAACACGCTTGATGAGATGATCGCAGCCTTTGGCATAGCAGCCATGGATGAGAGCGTGCATTCAGTAGCGCTGACTGGTATGAATAACATATTTGCCAAAAAGCTTTTGATCAGCAGCATCACCAATAGTGAAATTTACAGGATGATGCAGTCCTCTTCGTCACTCATCTCGATGATCTATTCCTTTCAGAAACCAGTTTTCGCCATACTTAATGGAGACGCTGTGGATGAAGGCTATGAGATTGCGCTTCTTGCCGATAGAATAATAGCTGCAGACGATATAAAGGTCGGATTCGATCAGGGTTACGAATTCAAGATAGGAGGTTCTTTCACTTCACTAAGGATGAAGAAGACAGAAATATCAGGACCATTGGAAGGTATAAATGTTGACACCGTGCTGAGACACGAAAATCTTCTTGAAACCTCAAAGGAGATCATCAAGAAGGATCATGATACAAATTACTCCATAAGAAGGAGACAGAGATATCACGACATAACTGAACTCATAAATCTAGAGAAGCTGTACTATTATGAAAATTACCTCAGCAGATCCTGAAATATCAACATGAAAAAATTCTACTTTTTCCTGAATTTCTTTATGAAGTCATGCATGGCATTTCTTACATCATAAAAGTAGATGTTATCGTATGGGCATGCGAGTACGCACGATCCTGAACCAACACACTTAGAACTCTTGAAATAGCCCTGCTTTATGAACTGCCCGGCCAGATCCCCAGCTCCAACTTCGCATGCAGTGACGCAGGCCTTCGTTTCGCATCTGACGCACTGGGATGGATCATGTACCTTGAGCCTGAAAAATCCAATTTTACTGAAAAACCCAACGAATGTTCCTGTGGTGCACCAGCCGTATCTCCTGCATGGACTCATGCCCACAATTGGTATGCTCATGAAGAATACGTACCACAAGACGTTCCATACAGCCACTGAATAAAGAATTGCTGGGTCCACTCCAAACAGATCGAAGTTATGCGAACCTGTGCTTGAGAGATATGAGAGATAAGCTGCTATGAGTATCAATATCCATGAAGATCCGATGACGGGGTACAGCGACTCCTTGAACTTGCTGCCTATATGTTTCCTGCTGGCGGGAGCAGAATAATTGTACTTTATCATGGCCTGTCCTAGCGTACCGCCATACATGACCGCAGAAGGACATAGGGTGCTGCAGTAGCTCCTTCTTCCAAACAAAAGCGCAAGAACAGCATAGAGCGCGTAGCTGCCTATGAGAGCGGCCAGCATGTCAGGATATACTGGACCAAGACTGCCAATATTGCCCCAGAGTGGGATTGTCTCATAATATTTGGGATCGACAAAATTAGGAAAATAAACGGTGTACAGAGCATACGCTATCAGTGCGAATGTCAAATTCCATCTCTTCTCTCTCCATCTTAGCCTGCCGATGCGTACGATGACCAGTGAAGCCATTTCGATTCCCATTATTATTAGAAATACGTATGAATTTGTAACAGAACCGAAGATGAGTATAACGTTGAATATAGACTGAATTATGCTGGAACCGGTGCCAGTGCCGAATGAGTTCAGGAATGCCGGAACACCATGAACCCCTCCAAGGATGGAGTCAAGAGCAGCTGAAATGAACCACTCGGCAACGAACGAGAACAAAAGCACATAGAACATATGGTATCTGTTGTTGGACCAGCCAATGCTGCCTTTGCTTTTATCCGGGGCAAAGAGATAATGGAAATAGAATGCCATCTGCGCAAGCATTGAAATGCCGAAAATAATCAGGAAAATGTGGGAATTCAATATAAGGGACAGAAACAGGCCTAAGGATGAAAACGCCATGAGCCCGAAAAAGATCGTTATGATAGTGATTCTGAAATGATTCATCGTATCGAATTTCAGGGCGATGAATTCGAAGAGTATGGCCATGAATACGACCATGATAATGGCGATATACGCTGTTCCGTAAATGGGAAAGATTCTGCCAGGCAGTATGAATGGATTGAACATGCCTGAAAACGCGATGCCAGAAAAGATTATCCTCTTGATCCGATCCATTTCAAGGAAAATTATGGAAAGGATCATCTCTATCTCCATGGACAGAACGAATAGATAACTGCTTATGGCGTGGGAAAGAACATAGAAGGATCCGTATCCGGAGAGATTCGGGTACGTTACGATCATAAGAAAGTACGCCATAAGAACCTCGTTAGCGATCAGAAGAGTTATGAATGCGGGGTATCTTGTGAGAGTTATGGTGGAATATCTTTTAGAATAGGCCCATACGGCTGCGACCCCCATGATGACCATGGGTGAATCAACAGCTGCGGAGGCTGTTAAGAATGTCATCGGCCACTGATAATATATGGTGAGGCCAGCGAACATGGAAAGCATCATTGCTTCCAGGAATATTTCGAGTACACCGCTTGTGGTCTTCTTCGCCATCCTATAGAACAGATAGAAGAAGAAGAGAGACATCGAAAGCTCTATGCCCAGATCAATCAGGATGTTCATGGGCGATCACCTGTTTTGCAATAAAAGCATCGGATCCAGCGAAGCTGTTGAGTGAAAGATGCGTTGTATACCACATCAGCGGAAGCATGAAGATCCATAGTGCAAGACTGAACCATACCTGATCAAGTATGGGCATGAATTTCCATATGTGTATCTCAAGGATCGCTGACATATAGAAGATAATCAGAGGTATAACGTTGAAAATTACGGTGACATATTCCAAATATGTGTACTTCATTCTATCCGGCATAACATGATAGCCTGATCCTATTGCGATACCGGACAGATATCCAGTGATCATCATGAGTGCATAATAAGCCGGAACAGAGTACGCTTTGTATGTTAATGAAGGTAGAAACCATACATATGAAAGGGCGAGCCCTGATAGAGACAGCATCGAACCAACCAGCCGAGAGCGGAAACTGAAATCAATAAAGTCCAGAACCATTAGAACGAAGATGAAGCCTGAGAGAACCATGGCCATGCCACCCATAAAGAAAAATATGAAATTCTTCTCCAGCCCGAGTGAAACTAAGTATTCAAGAATGACTGGAAGTAACACTGAGCCAGCAACCAGCATCAGTGTGTGAATATATGATCCTCTGTTTGGAACCACAAAAAATTTCCTTATGCGTCTTCCTGATTTGTAGTATCTGGACACAAAGATGTAGGTGAGTATGAGAAGGGTAAGACTCAGAAACAGAACGGGGATAAGTATCACATCTATTATCAGCGCGGCAACAGCCGGTAGAAGCGATATGAAGCTCTCACACTGGCAGCTGAAGGCACTTGTCAGGCCAGAAAGTGCCGATCCAATGGTGTTGCCGTGCCGAGAGGAGTACGATATTATCTGGTAATAGTTTTCGGATACGAGCGAGGCCACCGCAAAGAAAACGATCTCTATGAATGGACTTATGAGTATGTCCAGATTCTGGGATAGTATGAACACTCCGTCTATATCAAGACCAAGTGGTATCATACCGAGGCCCTTAAAAACGCTGACATCCGATTCAATTATCACTGGAGCCTGAGTCGGCAACGGTATAGATATCAGGCCACCAAGGTAGATCATGAATATAATTGTACCTATGAATGCCGGTAGCCTGATCAGAATGCCCTTAGAATCATCGAGCATCTTCCAGTATGAGACGGCTGCAGGCACGGCCGAAAGCAACAAAATCCAGAACATAGGGTATCCGTAAAAAGAGAAAAGTATTACAAACAGAAAGAACATGTAAAAGGTTTCTGTATATATGCCTATGGAATTGAAAAATTTTGATAGAGCTTCTGTGGATAGAAAAAGGAACGCCGGTATAAAGAGGATCAGAAATGAAAGATAAAGCGAATCGCTCGTTATGAAAATATACCTATTGTAGAATATGGCGAATGCCAGAAAAAATAATAATATAGAGGATAATTGAAATATAAAAATTGATCTATTTTGCATGCTTAATCGACTACCACGGTACCGGTCATCCAGCCAACTGTGGTCATGGCCCCGCTCCAGCCTCCGTTAACAGCTGAGAGGCCACACGGGACATAACACTGCCACGTGTATGTGCCGGTGTTGTTGAGGTAGAGGTATGCCAGTGTTGTGGTACCACCAAATGTTGGTATGTTAACGATGACTTGACCACTGTTGAGTATGGTGAATGTGTGCGTTATATTGTATCCTCCTGATGCATTTCCATACCAGTTTACCTGACTTATCACAACTGGCTTAAGCAGGCTGGTGTTGTTGTCTTTGTAGCTCGCAAGTGAAGTCGTGGTATTGTACTGATATTCAACTCCGCCCACCGTACCTATAACTTTGGTGAAGATCGTTGTGTTTGAGGTGCTAGTGTTTCCGATATTCGGGGTAGGACCAGAATCGTAATCTATTATTGTGAGTACTATCTCCCTGTGAGCCGGCAACACTATGTTTGCAGCAGATTCAAGCGAATTGTTGGCTGCCAGTATGAAGTAGGAGGGTTGATTGTGTTCATAGGTTTTGTTATAGACATAGGGATTGGATGGCGTTATCACCATCGTAAGATAGTACGGGCCTGTTGATGGAACCGAAACTGGATGGCTTGTTGTGTAGGAATAGGCAACGCCTATGCCTATACCACCTATCACGACTACCGCTGTTACCAATGCATAGAATACCTTATCATCCATCTGTTATCGTTATTAAAATTATGATTCGCTATTTAACCGTGAAAGCTAACATTTTAGGTTAATGCTGTAAAGAGACCATCTATGAGAGAATTAAGAAAAAGTCAGAATAACGGGCATTATGCCCACCACATAGGTAAAAGTAGAAGATCATAGATCATGGATTATCTTCTGATCTTGCTGTATCCCACGACACGCGGAAAGCCGTTCTGATCGGCAAGTATAAGCGAATCCTTTATGATCGGTATCTTCAATCTTGTGGTGTAAGAATCTCCTTCCGCATTGCATTTGACAAAATTCATCAGATCTGATATGTAAGGATCAGAGAGTGTATCCTTCCCCTTTAGTGATTTGTGAAATACAACATTGTCTTCAACCTGATTGGTGTATTCAAAGGGCTTATCTGAGAGGAACATCCCCCTTGACAGTTCCTCGACCTCGACGTTCTTCAGGGCAAGGCCTACCCTGGTGCCTGCCTCGGCTTCTTCGAAATCAACATCGTTGACCTGTATTGATCTTATCTGAACTTGCCTGTTTATCTCTGACAGATAGAGATCCTGATGCTTTTTTATCTTTCCGGATAGAACAAAGCCAAGAACAACAGTGCCAACGCTCTTAACCTTGAAGTAGTGATCGATGACCACCAGGGATCCCTGATCACTTCTTTCTATGTTTATGGCCTTTATCTTATCTATTATCTCCATGGGCCTGCCAGAAAAGAACTCCGGCTGAAGCTGAGTATCCTTCAGGAGCTTCCTTATGGTGTTCTGCTTATCCTCCTGTGCAACTATTATACCTCTTCTCTTGCCGAACAGATCAAGAGCGATGACCGTCTCCGCAAAGTACTTGTCCAGATTGTCCCCGTTGATGATAAAGATGTCCGTTGGGTATATGGAATCGGTTAGTGAGGAGATCTTATCTGGATATTTTATCGGTTCTATGAACGTCATGACTCCGTCCTCTTCCTTTCGATTGTAAAGTCTTATATCGCTCTCCGTCCCCTTCTTTGAGATCTCACGGAGTATATCCTCAACACCATAGGCAAATACGTTGAAATGATACATATAACCCCTATGCCATATGTTTAGATTAAAATATCCATTTACTTCAGAAGCTAAGAAATATTTTAATTTATATTGGAAATCAAACTGCGAAAATATGGAGATCAAGAGATATTGCCCTGTCACAGATTCTGAATTGCCTGTAGATCACGTTTACTTCAAATTCAGAAGCGAAATAGAGGCTGCTGAAGCATTCCTTGGTCTAGCCATATCTGAGGGGATCAAGGTAACGGAGACCAGAGAAATACTGGATATGGTGGATACCATATACAATTCGCTTGCAGATCCGGAATCAAGGCTCAATGACTTCCAGGAGAAGAGGCTGAATTTCACCGATGAGGACTGGTATGATCTCAAGGAAAAGGCAAACAATGGAAACAAGTGGTCAATGTACATGTTCCTAGCCAGAAGATCCATAGACAGTGCTGTATACTGGCTCTGCAAACTAAAAGAATCGAATGAATTCAGAGACATCGTAAAAGACGATGTCATATCAAAACTAATGAAGGCTGGCTTCGTCATTCTGAGAGAATCGCTTGGGGACGTAAGGCTTTGATTCAATTCCATGTTCAGAACTTAAATTAGATTCTAAGAAACAAAAATGAAGTGAAAATACACGTATATTCTCAATGGTCTCAAAAATGGATCTGATTATTCATCAAATTATGCGGCCAATGATCGATCATGTGGTATGTGCTACTGATATCCCGCGCAGGAAATCAAGGTAGGACAACGGATCCTTGACGTACCTATCGAGTATGTTCGTTTCCCTGTAATAGTCCTGAAAGAGCAGGTGCGCTTCATACTCTGAGAACAGACCTGTTTCAATTACAGACGATATAGATTTTTCCAACTTGGTCTCTCCTATCTCCTTCTTTCCATTCATCTTTCTGATGTAGTTTAGTATCTTCAATAGCGGCAGATTATCGTTACTGCATATATCGTAAACACCTTCACGCTTCAGGATGGAATTTACAACCGTAACCACGTCGTCAACATACACTGGTGCTAAGTTGCCTTCCTGTGAAAGATGACTGACCTTATCCGATAATTTCCTGAATCTGTCGGTGAAATGATCCCCTTCGCCAAAGAGAAATGACAGCCTTATCACAAGACCGTTCTTCAAAACGCGCGTATTATCTTCGACAAGCCTCTTCGTTCTGAAGAATTCAAGAGGATACGATGGCTGGTTTATTATTGAAAATGAAACAACCTTCTGATCAGTATTGTTCGCCTTAACAGCGTTGACGACATTCTTAATTCCTCCAAGCAGGACTTCGCGATTTCTCTTCTCATCTGCATTCCAGTCTTCCACGGCAAACATTGCTATGTCAGCATCTTTCACAGCCTCGGCGACCTTGGCATAATCCGTGACGTCGCCCTTGATCCATACCGCATTCTCCCTGGTGATGGAATTGCCCTTATCAAGCGAGAAGTATGCTATCTCATCAGCATCCAGTTTATTAACCAGATGACTACCAAGAAATCCAGAACCACCGAATACTATTATCTTCACATTCTTGTATTTTTTTAACCTATTAAAAACTGACGTAGCCATCTTAGGTTAAAGCGCTTGCACTTTTGCACAATGCATGAGAATATATGGCGATTGGTGAAGCCAGAAACGAATAACGTTATATATAAACTAACAATTCAATGCCGAATTGCAATGCCTAAGACACCAACGAATGTTAAACCAATGGATGTATTGAAATCAGCGCTTTCCAGGAACGTATTAATAGATGTTAAAGGAAATAGAGAATACTCAGGGATACTTGATGGATACGATGTCTATATGAACATCGTTCTTCTCAATGCCAGTGAGATCATAAATGGCGAAAACAAGGGTGTGTACGATCGTGTTCTGGTCAGAGGCGACAACGTAATATTCGTCTCTCCTTCAAAAGGTGATGGTTCATGAGCAATGGAACAGCCGTAATGGGTAAGATAAATAATAAGAAA is a window from the Thermoplasma sp. Kam2015 genome containing:
- a CDS encoding enoyl-CoA hydratase/isomerase family protein, encoding MNDIRVRGYKSISFWQEEGIGLIVIRSDTKGNFDLNTLDEMIAAFGIAAMDESVHSVALTGMNNIFAKKLLISSITNSEIYRMMQSSSSLISMIYSFQKPVFAILNGDAVDEGYEIALLADRIIAADDIKVGFDQGYEFKIGGSFTSLRMKKTEISGPLEGINVDTVLRHENLLETSKEIIKKDHDTNYSIRRRQRYHDITELINLEKLYYYENYLSRS
- a CDS encoding LSM domain-containing protein, which codes for MPKTPTNVKPMDVLKSALSRNVLIDVKGNREYSGILDGYDVYMNIVLLNASEIINGENKGVYDRVLVRGDNVIFVSPSKGDGS
- a CDS encoding helix-turn-helix domain-containing protein, producing the protein MKANSPSIEAIIEVEREDCWVTNLVLDRDPKAVIERLRIGENTTIHLVKPSIDRRTLFNEIKKYPGYVLKANLSGKDSIWAEGKSCSSCRILESFNLMVMGGKSIGFDKVRYRIIAPTKAEFNRALKKLKDEELNAVVITTNEYSKNDLTPREREVIMSALKLGYFDIDRQISMKDLAKSFGIKTSSISDVMRRGLKKIVMEYFRDSLG
- a CDS encoding DUF1940 domain-containing protein; translated protein: MEIKRYCPVTDSELPVDHVYFKFRSEIEAAEAFLGLAISEGIKVTETREILDMVDTIYNSLADPESRLNDFQEKRLNFTDEDWYDLKEKANNGNKWSMYMFLARRSIDSAVYWLCKLKESNEFRDIVKDDVISKLMKAGFVILRESLGDVRL
- a CDS encoding EF-Tu/IF-2/RF-3 family GTPase; the protein is MYHFNVFAYGVEDILREISKKGTESDIRLYNRKEEDGVMTFIEPIKYPDKISSLTDSIYPTDIFIINGDNLDKYFAETVIALDLFGKRRGIIVAQEDKQNTIRKLLKDTQLQPEFFSGRPMEIIDKIKAINIERSDQGSLVVIDHYFKVKSVGTVVLGFVLSGKIKKHQDLYLSEINRQVQIRSIQVNDVDFEEAEAGTRVGLALKNVEVEELSRGMFLSDKPFEYTNQVEDNVVFHKSLKGKDTLSDPYISDLMNFVKCNAEGDSYTTRLKIPIIKDSLILADQNGFPRVVGYSKIRR
- a CDS encoding SDR family oxidoreductase, translating into MKIIVFGGSGFLGSHLVNKLDADEIAYFSLDKGNSITRENAVWIKGDVTDYAKVAEAVKDADIAMFAVEDWNADEKRNREVLLGGIKNVVNAVKANNTDQKVVSFSIINQPSYPLEFFRTKRLVEDNTRVLKNGLVIRLSFLFGEGDHFTDRFRKLSDKVSHLSQEGNLAPVYVDDVVTVVNSILKREGVYDICSNDNLPLLKILNYIRKMNGKKEIGETKLEKSISSVIETGLFSEYEAHLLFQDYYRETNILDRYVKDPLSYLDFLRGISVAHTT
- a CDS encoding YceI family protein; protein product: MESRTCNYVLSLERSQINFTITHLVLSKVSGQFRNFSGCLSLNDEEFVDRALLRIDVSSVQTGNSVRDRNLMKKGYFNTSEYRYIEAEAREVDLKQLPSKPVNFNIRIKEIEEIVPLNVLIISVNREKIELRITGKIRTQDFGLRWQSPLKPGLMIGSEANLSIFLSFFRGEIIPENLGNTPSLSSSTRASSHRR
- a CDS encoding 4Fe-4S binding protein, encoding MNILIDLGIELSMSLFFFYLFYRMAKKTTSGVLEIFLEAMMLSMFAGLTIYYQWPMTFLTASAAVDSPMVIMGVAAVWAYSKRYSTITLTRYPAFITLLIANEVLMAYFLMIVTYPNLSGYGSFYVLSHAISSYLFVLSMEIEMILSIIFLEMDRIKRIIFSGIAFSGMFNPFILPGRIFPIYGTAYIAIIMVVFMAILFEFIALKFDTMNHFRITIITIFFGLMAFSSLGLFLSLILNSHIFLIIFGISMLAQMAFYFHYLFAPDKSKGSIGWSNNRYHMFYVLLFSFVAEWFISAALDSILGGVHGVPAFLNSFGTGTGSSIIQSIFNVILIFGSVTNSYVFLIIMGIEMASLVIVRIGRLRWREKRWNLTFALIAYALYTVYFPNFVDPKYYETIPLWGNIGSLGPVYPDMLAALIGSYALYAVLALLFGRRSYCSTLCPSAVMYGGTLGQAMIKYNYSAPASRKHIGSKFKESLYPVIGSSWILILIAAYLSYLSSTGSHNFDLFGVDPAILYSVAVWNVLWYVFFMSIPIVGMSPCRRYGWCTTGTFVGFFSKIGFFRLKVHDPSQCVRCETKACVTACEVGAGDLAGQFIKQGYFKSSKCVGSGSCVLACPYDNIYFYDVRNAMHDFIKKFRKK
- a CDS encoding Rieske 2Fe-2S domain-containing protein yields the protein MVDDPGRRNFIKAMGIISIAAVAGLSLRSLIQNIIPPQEVTSSTFPTLTLVDSKTGQPVKTSDLTVNSPDIVVFNYPLQNEPNFLLRLGNANGQDVAIKPVTVKIPATGQTYTSPGGVGPYKSVVASSAICQHLGCVPPEIHYYPPGTSIPNTSISGSSNHGLVHCNCHGSTYDPLNGFSVVTGPTTHPLPSVVLSYDASSDTYKAVSMVGPTIYGHSSDLSGGTAISGTSTDVVNEGVPST
- a CDS encoding cytochrome bc complex cytochrome b subunit, giving the protein MQEKKPEDYEKIVNIINNPEPLPRRVPDYMRKKGGVWFWTGALTMFAFIYEVITGLIMLFYYEPSNAYTSTENFLHTVPYGEIILTTHLYGAYIMIALLYVHLLRNLFVGAYKRPRRDQFLSGILLLLLTLGVGYFGYSLSGDVLSADATDVGRGIAQGFPVIGNYIMEIIFGNGTQVSLFHRLLAWHILFAGLIAVVVAAHFFLAEARTIMPKRSETNYMAPAIDKEKPDYKPWYPYNMVYMVELGFFSFAAIFILPALAALLPGVPTLFSPFPQVAPGNPAASSVPAYPPWFLLFMYKELDFQFAQGIGPFWATVIFAGFPLVYLMILPYIDNTFSLKLSDRPIFTGLAVTGIFYLIGLSVWGALTPGIQIPTGDAVLFFVIPLLVVLPITWVVAKYFRMGKINYNHIAVIGSAPIIGFFAFELGVILPGYFRGDGGIYLEASIFLAVLIVLILLILMKSAGYFTSSVKKTETNRYFYIAIAAVLGFFSLFLATIVSIMNPTSITDEAFYSLAIGIIMISLGSITKIYRKITYNE